In Leptospira inadai serovar Lyme str. 10, a single genomic region encodes these proteins:
- a CDS encoding PP2C family protein-serine/threonine phosphatase encodes MNVFFIIFSIFLLFQGNTHASPLQSGIFEISGGEREVVSLEGNWQFVYGSFIDPKQTADFTSWGTLSIPESWQGKTLGNKILPREGIVTLRLILHFSPDSFGKDYQLFLPDFASAYRLYIDGKLTHSSGIPSADSKQEIPRLKPVYISIRPNSSSVEILLQGSNWVNNFGGFWQVPKIGTASAMELERTFVQSREAFLFGGLLLIGLYHIGLFLFRRKELSILYFAIFCFLLSLRIILVGNRLLLDILPEFAWDSLFRLEFFSFYSAVPIFLLFLHSLFPLNTHRSIVIGSIILSGIYNISLLFPLSFFTKIIDPFQMFIAFCIVYTIAATGIAAYRKQEDAILFLGGFIAFGITVAMDLIWDRLNIRGMNLSPYGLLLFTLCQSLVLSRRIARAFRKSEELTENLQISNNALNILKDNLEALVLEKTSELNRSLDHIRRDLLVAQSIQKKIFPENSEAFREIRYSVKYLPKDEVGGDFYDLFEISPGIFRVFLADATGHGVQAALVTMAIKAEYEGIKYGAKDPAFCLYLLDDKFQRKFSSLGTIFSSFIVDIYAKEDRIVYASAGHPDQILLLSSGLSPLRRTGAIIGLRNNKGYENAERSFRPGDRLFLFSDGVFEQFNSRREAWGERRLQRRLAELSKEPIETIPDIVLQDIEAWLGQTLPQDDISLIAVERV; translated from the coding sequence GTGAATGTTTTTTTCATTATTTTTTCCATCTTTCTTTTATTTCAAGGCAATACGCATGCCTCTCCTTTGCAAAGCGGGATCTTTGAAATATCAGGCGGCGAGCGCGAAGTCGTATCTTTAGAGGGAAATTGGCAGTTTGTTTACGGAAGTTTCATCGATCCGAAGCAAACGGCGGATTTTACGTCTTGGGGAACTCTTTCGATTCCGGAATCATGGCAGGGTAAAACCCTTGGGAATAAAATCCTTCCGCGGGAAGGAATCGTAACGCTCAGATTGATTCTGCACTTCTCTCCGGATTCTTTCGGAAAAGATTATCAATTGTTTCTACCCGATTTTGCCTCCGCGTACCGCCTCTATATCGACGGAAAATTAACGCATTCATCCGGTATACCGAGCGCTGATTCCAAGCAGGAAATCCCTCGCCTGAAACCGGTCTACATTTCGATTCGTCCGAATTCATCCTCCGTCGAAATTCTTTTGCAAGGCTCGAATTGGGTAAATAATTTCGGAGGCTTTTGGCAGGTACCGAAAATCGGAACCGCCTCGGCCATGGAGCTCGAAAGAACGTTCGTTCAGTCGAGAGAAGCGTTTCTTTTCGGAGGTTTGCTTTTAATCGGCCTATATCATATAGGATTATTCCTGTTTCGACGAAAAGAATTATCCATTCTGTATTTCGCGATCTTTTGCTTTCTTTTATCGCTTCGAATCATCCTTGTAGGAAACAGGCTGCTCCTGGATATTCTACCCGAATTCGCCTGGGACTCCCTTTTCAGGTTGGAATTTTTTTCATTTTATAGCGCCGTTCCGATATTTCTTCTGTTCTTACATTCGTTGTTCCCGTTAAACACGCATCGATCGATCGTAATAGGCAGCATCATTTTATCAGGAATTTATAATATTTCATTATTATTCCCTCTTTCTTTCTTTACGAAGATAATCGACCCTTTTCAGATGTTCATCGCTTTTTGTATCGTATACACGATCGCGGCCACGGGAATCGCCGCATACCGCAAGCAAGAGGATGCGATTCTTTTCTTAGGCGGGTTTATAGCGTTCGGAATAACCGTCGCTATGGATTTGATTTGGGACCGATTGAATATCCGAGGAATGAATTTATCTCCCTACGGCTTACTGCTGTTTACCCTTTGCCAATCCTTAGTTTTATCCAGAAGAATAGCAAGGGCCTTCAGGAAGTCGGAAGAATTGACCGAAAACCTTCAGATCTCCAATAACGCGTTAAATATACTAAAGGATAATCTGGAAGCGTTGGTCCTAGAAAAAACCTCCGAGTTAAATCGCTCATTGGATCATATTCGCAGGGATTTGCTGGTCGCGCAGAGCATACAGAAAAAAATCTTTCCGGAAAATTCGGAAGCCTTCCGTGAAATACGGTATTCGGTAAAATATCTGCCCAAGGACGAAGTAGGCGGCGATTTTTACGATTTATTCGAAATTTCTCCGGGAATCTTCCGTGTCTTTTTAGCCGACGCAACGGGCCACGGGGTCCAAGCCGCGTTAGTCACGATGGCAATCAAGGCGGAATACGAGGGAATCAAATACGGAGCAAAAGACCCGGCCTTTTGCCTATATCTTTTGGATGATAAATTCCAAAGAAAATTCTCCTCCCTAGGAACGATTTTTTCTTCATTTATCGTGGATATTTATGCGAAGGAAGATCGTATCGTATACGCATCCGCCGGTCATCCCGACCAGATCCTCCTACTGTCCTCCGGATTATCCCCTTTACGCCGTACCGGCGCAATCATCGGACTTCGAAACAATAAAGGTTATGAAAATGCCGAGAGATCGTTTCGCCCGGGAGACAGGTTATTTCTGTTTTCCGACGGAGTTTTCGAGCAATTTAATTCCCGGAGAGAAGCATGGGGAGAGCGTCGATTGCAACGTCGATTAGCGGAACTCTCCAAAGAACCGATAGAAACGATTCCCGATATCGTTCTTCAAGATATCGAGGCTTGGTTGGGGCAAACGCTTCCGCAGGACGATATCAGCCTTATCGCCGTCGAAAGAGTGTAG
- a CDS encoding TCR/Tet family MFS transporter: MTVAKTGALRFILITLLIDFTGFGIIIPVVPKLIEQLIGGDLSQASLHGGWLTFAYAFTQFIFAPILGGLSDRFGRRPVLLASLLGLGIDYVFLAFAPDIWWLFIGRIVAGLTGASFSTATAYIADISTPEKRSQNFGLIGAAFGIGFIIGPVIGGIFSKFGPRAPFLVAAALSLLNWIYGYFVLPESLSKENRREFEWKRANPIGSLVQINKLPGALSGLLLSIALLFIANHSSESTWTYFTMEKFQWNEELVGYSLGVVGITIAFVQGFLLRIIIPKLGQKNAAYLGIFVRIFVSILFALSTQGWMMYALLVPFALSFLATPAIQGYVSNHIPANAQGELQGMMGSIMSLTSIVGPVIMTNLFSYFTKSGSILYFPGAPFIMSSCLAVLSGIICVACFRAEKKRITTN, encoded by the coding sequence ATGACAGTCGCCAAAACGGGCGCCCTCCGCTTTATTCTCATCACTCTATTGATCGACTTTACCGGATTCGGCATTATAATCCCCGTCGTTCCGAAACTCATCGAACAATTGATCGGCGGGGATCTGAGCCAGGCCTCTCTCCACGGAGGTTGGCTGACATTCGCGTATGCATTTACTCAATTCATTTTTGCACCGATTTTAGGGGGCTTAAGCGATCGTTTCGGAAGACGACCTGTATTACTCGCTTCTCTCCTAGGATTAGGAATCGATTATGTATTTTTGGCGTTTGCGCCGGACATTTGGTGGTTGTTCATCGGACGAATCGTAGCGGGACTCACAGGCGCTAGTTTCAGTACCGCGACGGCTTATATTGCGGACATCAGCACTCCCGAAAAACGTTCCCAAAATTTCGGCCTAATCGGAGCGGCCTTCGGAATCGGATTTATTATCGGACCGGTCATCGGAGGAATCTTCAGCAAATTCGGCCCGAGAGCTCCGTTCTTAGTCGCGGCCGCATTATCTCTTTTGAATTGGATTTACGGATATTTCGTACTTCCCGAGTCTTTGTCGAAGGAAAACAGAAGGGAGTTCGAATGGAAACGGGCCAATCCGATCGGATCGTTGGTTCAAATCAATAAACTACCGGGAGCGCTCTCCGGATTATTACTGTCCATCGCTCTCCTATTCATCGCAAACCATTCCTCAGAATCTACCTGGACGTATTTTACGATGGAGAAATTTCAATGGAACGAGGAGTTGGTAGGATACTCCCTCGGAGTCGTAGGAATCACGATCGCATTCGTGCAGGGATTCTTACTGCGGATTATTATTCCTAAATTGGGTCAAAAGAACGCAGCGTATCTGGGAATCTTCGTCCGGATTTTCGTGAGCATTCTCTTTGCCCTATCGACCCAAGGATGGATGATGTATGCGCTCCTGGTCCCTTTTGCGTTAAGCTTTCTCGCGACACCCGCAATTCAAGGTTACGTCTCCAATCATATACCGGCTAACGCACAAGGCGAATTGCAGGGAATGATGGGAAGTATAATGAGTCTTACGTCCATCGTTGGTCCGGTGATCATGACGAACCTATTTTCCTATTTTACGAAATCCGGTTCGATCCTTTACTTTCCCGGAGCTCCGTTTATTATGAGTTCCTGCTTGGCGGTCCTGAGCGGAATTATTTGCGTTGCCTGCTTCCGGGCGGAAAAAAAGAGAATTACGACAAACTAA
- a CDS encoding imelysin family protein, with protein sequence MYRTINYVIPVLFIGILLSCTNGKKDDSSMALMAILGNQPSASRAQVVSRYADLAYESYNKNYQDLVALQTAVNALVTTPSAANLTAAKNAWIKARSSYLVTEAFRFAGGPIDVASISSINWQGCGAGTNYVGDTTYACESLINSWPLDEIAIDNYIQGGNNTTSFASILNRNGDISIASGGNTDSTTIVLTGWHAIEYLLWGQDNSGSPQMYNQVAGLADYTCFTGSPGTCNSNGQGGTNGGTGSNRGNYLKTVTDALVGHLKLVRDSWGTAGSPGPYRQTFLADPNASLTQVFRGLGKFIAGEWGGDRLKGIYAHDQEDEHSCFSDNTKSDFYYDAQSVLNLWTGSYTLVKGNPSSTGPGLSALLGMLGQGNIQSEIAQARDTFCLNNAESIADPNYTSSCPSGSISGRYDQIIMNGFNGFPGSQSPDYPTLQNAQVLIGDRLKRDFVSAATALGITITDFTNK encoded by the coding sequence ATGTATCGAACAATTAACTATGTAATCCCGGTTCTCTTTATCGGAATCCTTCTATCCTGTACAAACGGAAAGAAGGATGATTCTTCCATGGCCTTAATGGCCATTCTAGGAAATCAACCCTCGGCCTCGAGGGCACAGGTAGTGAGCCGCTATGCCGATTTGGCGTACGAATCTTACAATAAAAATTACCAGGACCTAGTCGCTTTACAAACCGCGGTAAACGCACTCGTAACTACGCCCAGCGCGGCAAATCTAACCGCCGCCAAAAACGCTTGGATCAAGGCTAGATCTAGCTACTTGGTAACCGAAGCGTTTCGATTTGCGGGAGGGCCGATTGATGTGGCCAGCATCTCAAGCATCAACTGGCAAGGTTGCGGAGCCGGAACGAATTACGTGGGCGATACGACCTATGCTTGCGAGAGCTTAATCAACTCTTGGCCGTTAGACGAAATTGCAATCGACAACTACATACAGGGCGGCAACAACACTACTAGCTTTGCGTCGATTCTGAACAGGAACGGAGATATTTCCATCGCATCGGGCGGAAATACGGACTCTACGACCATCGTTCTTACCGGATGGCACGCTATCGAATACCTTCTTTGGGGACAGGATAATTCCGGAAGCCCGCAAATGTACAACCAAGTGGCCGGTCTTGCCGATTATACTTGTTTTACGGGTTCGCCAGGCACCTGTAATAGCAATGGACAAGGCGGAACCAACGGTGGAACGGGAAGCAACCGAGGAAATTATCTTAAAACCGTCACCGACGCATTAGTCGGTCATTTAAAGTTAGTCAGGGATTCCTGGGGAACCGCAGGCTCACCGGGTCCTTATAGACAAACTTTCCTTGCGGATCCGAATGCGTCTCTCACTCAGGTATTTAGAGGGTTAGGAAAGTTTATCGCCGGGGAATGGGGAGGAGATCGTTTAAAGGGAATTTATGCCCATGACCAGGAAGACGAACACTCTTGCTTTAGCGACAATACGAAGTCGGACTTTTACTACGACGCTCAAAGCGTTTTGAATCTTTGGACGGGAAGTTATACATTAGTAAAAGGTAATCCATCGAGCACCGGTCCGGGACTCTCGGCCTTATTGGGAATGCTAGGCCAAGGAAATATACAGTCGGAAATCGCTCAGGCAAGGGATACTTTTTGCCTCAATAACGCCGAGAGCATTGCGGATCCGAATTATACATCTTCCTGTCCGTCCGGATCGATATCAGGGCGTTATGACCAGATCATTATGAACGGGTTCAACGGTTTCCCGGGATCCCAAAGTCCGGATTATCCGACTCTTCAAAATGCTCAGGTTCTGATCGGGGACCGACTGAAACGGGATTTCGTGTCGGCAGCAACGGCTCTAGGCATTACGATCACCGACTTTACTAATAAGTAA
- a CDS encoding di-heme oxidoredictase family protein, with protein MNCNLKSLSSAKSGKFSAKLIRLFSGFGIVTLFFVTPFYSCKHESKSNLGELALILMSLNQDPGEAYSGGWTTVFDNTVNAFSLPAFNLRIDGSTQFNTGHAFFNTNWSQEGNSALSGKGPTFNTSSCQACHKKDGRGAPPNNGASPPVYGGSLDIAVSMLVRLSKDGANATTGGPIPTDNYGLQLNQQGIAGFTNLHPSSHSVAATPEEGHASVTYNSVAAPVCSTCSGTTYSDGTSVTLSQPTYSFSGWNFGDPTVAAGGFHYSPRVAPMIAGLGLLEAIPESTILSWADPNDADGDGISGRPNYVWDTAAGKKALGRFGWKANEPNLSQQNQDAFLGDIGITSPLNPTDNCPAIQTICLDARNGSGDPEITSSIVDPINFYGQLVGAPGRRSVNDPQVVHGKQLFISIGCAACHKPLVVTGVVPDFPENSSQYIKPYTDLLLHDMGSGLADGRADFDATGSEWKTPPLWGLGLIQNVNGHQRLLHDGRANGPEEAILWHGGEATTARSNFQLLSASDRNDILKFLNSL; from the coding sequence ATGAACTGTAATCTTAAATCACTCTCTTCGGCCAAATCCGGAAAATTTTCAGCTAAGCTGATTCGGCTTTTTTCCGGATTTGGAATCGTTACTCTATTTTTTGTTACGCCTTTCTATTCCTGCAAACACGAATCGAAAAGCAATCTTGGGGAACTGGCCCTCATTTTGATGAGCCTAAATCAGGACCCGGGCGAAGCCTATTCCGGAGGTTGGACGACCGTATTCGATAATACGGTCAACGCGTTTAGCCTACCGGCCTTTAATCTACGTATAGACGGTTCGACTCAATTCAACACGGGGCATGCGTTTTTTAATACGAACTGGTCTCAGGAGGGAAATAGCGCACTTTCCGGTAAAGGACCCACGTTTAATACTAGTTCCTGCCAAGCCTGCCACAAGAAGGACGGCCGGGGAGCTCCCCCAAATAACGGCGCGTCTCCCCCGGTGTACGGAGGTTCCTTAGATATAGCGGTGAGCATGCTGGTGCGATTATCCAAAGACGGCGCCAACGCAACGACGGGGGGACCGATCCCGACCGACAACTACGGACTTCAATTGAATCAACAAGGTATTGCAGGCTTTACGAACCTTCATCCCAGCTCGCATAGCGTTGCTGCAACTCCGGAAGAAGGGCACGCATCCGTAACGTACAACTCGGTTGCAGCGCCTGTTTGCTCGACTTGCTCCGGCACTACATATTCCGACGGAACTTCCGTTACGCTTTCGCAACCGACGTATTCTTTTTCCGGATGGAACTTCGGAGATCCGACCGTCGCGGCTGGCGGCTTCCATTATTCACCCAGAGTGGCTCCGATGATTGCCGGTCTAGGATTATTAGAGGCAATACCAGAAAGTACGATTTTATCCTGGGCGGATCCGAACGATGCGGACGGAGATGGAATTTCAGGAAGACCTAATTATGTTTGGGATACTGCCGCGGGAAAAAAAGCGCTCGGTCGGTTCGGTTGGAAAGCTAACGAACCTAACCTATCTCAGCAGAATCAGGATGCGTTTCTGGGTGATATAGGCATAACGAGTCCCTTAAACCCCACTGATAATTGTCCGGCAATCCAAACGATTTGTCTGGATGCCAGGAACGGCTCGGGTGATCCGGAAATCACTTCTAGCATCGTAGATCCCATAAATTTTTACGGACAACTCGTAGGGGCTCCCGGCAGGCGATCCGTGAACGATCCGCAAGTCGTGCATGGAAAACAGTTGTTCATCTCGATCGGTTGTGCCGCGTGTCACAAGCCTTTGGTCGTAACGGGTGTCGTACCGGATTTTCCGGAAAATTCATCTCAGTACATAAAGCCTTATACGGACTTACTTTTGCACGATATGGGATCCGGCTTAGCTGATGGAAGAGCCGATTTTGACGCCACCGGGAGCGAATGGAAGACCCCGCCTCTTTGGGGATTGGGTTTAATCCAGAACGTTAATGGACACCAAAGGCTACTCCATGACGGAAGAGCCAACGGACCGGAAGAAGCCATTCTGTGGCACGGAGGAGAGGCGACCACGGCAAGATCGAATTTTCAACTACTGTCCGCATCCGATAGAAACGATATACTTAAATTCTTAAATTCACTGTAA
- a CDS encoding imelysin family protein, which translates to MKYYLNFNSTFATVLLADFFIFFSLSCQPNKGTDMSTIAFLLAAQPSYAEFLNYSGNNVILPTLQDLENKSLSLNTSAQNYCSDPTNTTKLANLQQAWKNARSSLKKSEVFYFGPAENPPGYYFTNLDGYEKLQRPKWNNISAVLTNTTSFPTINESSVLTYSTVRRGFEALEMLIFSSDGNDANISSSANIIAANSSNAGYQRRLDYIQALAQVIYDDARNLNTQWKSTGGNFIGNYVGGNGYFKSSKEAFDTYVTKIASLAEVTRDQKTGTPAGLSLSSAGTAHSNLTEAIFSRNAYQDLLDNVYGIEFAYIGNAGDSQAKSLSLMVQAQNSSVDANIKSAIADLKTTLQTKIAGASDLYADISAGSSTINAQVSPLWIKFKTLRTLTGTDLLSVLGVPAMPSNADGD; encoded by the coding sequence ATGAAATATTATCTTAACTTCAATTCCACCTTCGCAACCGTATTGCTTGCGGATTTCTTTATATTCTTTTCGCTTTCCTGCCAACCTAATAAAGGAACGGACATGTCCACAATTGCGTTCTTACTCGCAGCGCAACCTTCCTATGCGGAATTTCTGAATTATTCGGGAAACAATGTGATCCTGCCTACGTTGCAGGATCTGGAGAATAAGAGTTTAAGTCTGAACACTTCGGCTCAAAACTATTGTTCGGACCCGACCAACACGACCAAGCTTGCAAACCTACAACAAGCTTGGAAAAACGCCAGAAGTTCATTAAAAAAATCCGAAGTTTTTTATTTCGGACCTGCCGAAAATCCTCCTGGATACTATTTCACGAATTTGGACGGATATGAAAAATTACAAAGGCCCAAATGGAATAATATCTCCGCAGTGCTTACGAATACTACAAGCTTTCCTACGATCAATGAAAGCAGCGTATTAACCTATAGCACCGTTCGAAGAGGTTTCGAAGCGTTGGAAATGCTGATCTTCAGTTCCGACGGAAACGATGCGAATATTTCCAGTTCCGCCAATATCATTGCCGCAAATAGTTCTAATGCGGGTTATCAGCGAAGATTGGACTATATTCAAGCCCTCGCGCAGGTTATCTATGACGATGCGAGAAACTTAAACACTCAGTGGAAATCGACCGGTGGGAATTTTATAGGGAACTACGTCGGCGGTAACGGATATTTTAAATCCTCGAAAGAGGCCTTCGACACGTATGTTACGAAAATTGCAAGTTTGGCCGAGGTAACCCGCGATCAAAAAACGGGAACTCCCGCCGGTTTAAGTCTTAGTTCCGCAGGCACGGCTCATTCCAACCTAACGGAAGCGATTTTTTCCAGAAACGCGTACCAAGATCTGTTGGACAACGTTTACGGAATCGAATTTGCCTATATCGGAAATGCGGGAGATTCTCAGGCAAAATCGCTTTCCTTAATGGTTCAAGCCCAAAATTCTTCGGTGGACGCAAACATCAAGAGCGCGATCGCGGATTTAAAAACGACTCTGCAAACGAAAATCGCCGGGGCCTCCGATCTGTATGCGGATATAAGCGCCGGATCTTCCACGATTAACGCGCAAGTCTCCCCGCTTTGGATAAAATTCAAAACTCTGAGAACGCTTACCGGGACCGATTTACTTTCGGTATTAGGAGTACCTGCTATGCCCTCTAACGCCGACGGAGATTAG
- a CDS encoding MAPEG family protein produces the protein MYSSLHALLSFTSWTLLLGFGVILFRVTQVLTGKKKSNEFPAWIQHGSDFYWRLHRAHVNCLENLPIFAVLVFAGALLDPNPAMFDLFAWIAFASRILQTSAHLSGGGEWPVNIRFTGFLFQYASFASMLYLLIQSLP, from the coding sequence ATGTATAGTTCCCTACACGCTCTCTTATCGTTTACGAGTTGGACCTTACTCCTAGGTTTCGGAGTTATTTTATTTCGAGTAACGCAGGTGCTTACCGGAAAGAAAAAATCGAACGAATTTCCGGCATGGATCCAGCACGGCAGCGACTTCTATTGGAGATTGCATAGGGCCCACGTAAACTGTTTAGAGAACTTGCCTATTTTCGCGGTTTTAGTTTTTGCCGGGGCGTTACTGGATCCTAATCCGGCTATGTTTGATTTATTCGCATGGATCGCATTTGCATCAAGAATCCTCCAAACCTCCGCCCACCTGAGCGGAGGCGGTGAATGGCCGGTAAATATCCGATTTACGGGATTTCTTTTTCAATACGCCTCCTTTGCCTCGATGCTTTACCTTCTCATACAGAGCCTACCGTAA